From Mesorhizobium australicum, a single genomic window includes:
- a CDS encoding efflux RND transporter periplasmic adaptor subunit — MMGAIARIIVLAALSAAGAGGYWVGQHDLSATDISRMAGTFVERALGGEPEPTATPPAASDPIVYYRHPDGEPAYSATPKRTADGREFVAVHASEDVSFDAVSVPGGTENKGAKNDAASIASGERPILFYRNPMGLPDTSPVPKKDSMGMDYIPVYEGEADDASVVKVSAGRLQRSGVKTALAAKSAISRPVRVPGTIVLDERRVSVVSIRTEAFLEEVAAITTGDSIEQGQPLVRFYAKEVAAAGALYAADLKSGGGRKAASGSFQRLENLAVPAKAIEEIEKTKKVPISVTLTAPRRGVVLERMAVDGMMAEAGETLFRIADVSVVWVVADVPEYELSSVRVGDKAAVRIRSLPGKVFEGKVSLIYPEIQGQTRTARLRIELPNPDRLLMANMYAEVEIATGATEPVVTVPDGAVIDTGARQIVIVDKGEGRFEPRDVKIGMRGDGMREITEGIAEGDRVVVSANFLIDAESNLKAALSALTPEAQP; from the coding sequence ATGATGGGCGCGATCGCACGCATCATCGTCCTTGCGGCCCTTTCGGCCGCTGGCGCCGGCGGGTACTGGGTTGGGCAGCATGACCTTTCCGCGACGGACATTTCCCGTATGGCGGGAACTTTCGTGGAGCGGGCACTGGGCGGCGAGCCGGAGCCGACTGCGACTCCGCCCGCCGCCAGTGATCCGATCGTTTATTACCGGCATCCAGACGGCGAGCCAGCCTATTCGGCAACACCGAAGCGCACGGCGGACGGACGTGAGTTCGTCGCCGTCCACGCCAGCGAGGACGTGAGTTTTGACGCCGTGTCCGTGCCAGGAGGCACGGAAAACAAAGGTGCGAAGAATGATGCAGCGAGCATCGCATCGGGCGAGCGGCCGATCCTCTTCTATCGCAACCCGATGGGGCTACCGGATACATCGCCAGTCCCGAAGAAAGACTCGATGGGGATGGACTACATCCCCGTGTACGAGGGCGAGGCCGACGATGCGTCGGTCGTGAAGGTTTCGGCTGGGAGGCTTCAGCGCTCCGGCGTCAAGACCGCGCTGGCGGCGAAAAGCGCCATCTCGCGCCCCGTCCGAGTGCCGGGCACAATCGTCCTGGATGAACGCCGCGTCAGCGTCGTGTCCATCCGCACCGAGGCCTTCCTGGAGGAGGTGGCGGCCATCACAACTGGAGACTCAATTGAGCAGGGTCAGCCACTCGTACGCTTCTATGCCAAAGAAGTCGCGGCTGCCGGAGCGCTCTACGCTGCCGACCTGAAAAGCGGGGGCGGACGCAAGGCTGCCAGCGGCAGCTTCCAGCGCCTTGAAAATCTCGCCGTCCCGGCCAAGGCAATCGAGGAAATCGAGAAGACGAAAAAAGTGCCGATATCGGTTACGCTGACAGCCCCGCGACGTGGCGTCGTCCTCGAACGGATGGCCGTCGACGGGATGATGGCCGAAGCAGGAGAAACGCTGTTCCGGATCGCCGATGTCTCAGTCGTTTGGGTGGTGGCGGACGTGCCGGAATACGAGTTGAGCTCGGTTCGGGTCGGGGACAAGGCAGCTGTCCGCATTCGCAGCCTGCCGGGCAAGGTGTTTGAGGGCAAGGTCAGCCTGATCTACCCTGAAATCCAGGGCCAGACGCGCACCGCGCGGCTGCGCATCGAACTGCCCAATCCCGATCGGCTGCTGATGGCGAACATGTATGCCGAGGTCGAGATCGCAACCGGCGCGACCGAGCCGGTCGTGACGGTCCCTGACGGCGCCGTCATCGACACGGGCGCGCGCCAGATCGTGATCGTCGACAAGGGTGAAGGCCGCTTTGAGCCGCGCGATGTCAAAATCGGCATGCGCGGCGACGGCATGCGCGAAATCACGGAGGGCATCGCCGAAGGTGACCGCGTCGTCGTTTCAGCCAATTTCCTGATCGACGCCGAAAGCAATCTGAAAGCCGCGCTATCCGCACTCACGCCGGAAGCGCAGCCATGA
- a CDS encoding multicopper oxidase family protein, protein MVTRRQLLGGGALLAGAAAWTKTSAMGLPDAPVMESPDMQPPLFPKSGPDYQPVVTLNGWTLPHRMNGNVKEFHLVAEPVERELSPGTTAYLWGYNGQSPGPTIEAVEGDRVRIFVTNKLPEHTTIHWHGMILPNGMDGVGGLTQPHIPPGKTFVYEFDLVKSGTFMYHPHSDEMVQMAMGMMGFFVIHPKDAKFMRVDRDFVFLLSAYDIEPGSYVPRVMEMTDFNLWTWNSRIFPGISPLVVSKDDRVRVRVGNLTMTNHPIHMHGYDFEVTCTDGGWVRPEARWPEVSIDIPVGAMRAYEFEAKYEGDWAVHCHKTHHTMNAMGHDVPTFIGVDKTDIAKKIQKVQPDYMPMGNRGMADMGEMEMPLPDNTIKMMDGWGQFGPIEMGSMFSVVKVRQGLSATDYADPGWYQHPEGTVAWEWTGEVPNPVKSGDAKTMAPAAHGGHGKQG, encoded by the coding sequence ATGGTTACAAGACGACAGTTACTCGGCGGAGGCGCGCTGCTCGCCGGCGCCGCCGCCTGGACGAAAACATCCGCGATGGGGTTGCCCGACGCCCCCGTCATGGAATCTCCGGACATGCAGCCGCCGCTCTTTCCGAAGAGCGGCCCCGACTACCAGCCGGTGGTGACCCTCAACGGCTGGACGCTGCCGCACCGCATGAACGGCAACGTCAAGGAATTCCACCTTGTCGCCGAGCCCGTTGAACGCGAGCTGTCACCGGGCACCACCGCCTATCTCTGGGGTTACAACGGCCAGTCGCCTGGTCCGACGATCGAGGCGGTCGAAGGCGACCGCGTACGCATCTTCGTTACAAACAAGCTGCCCGAGCACACCACCATCCACTGGCACGGCATGATACTGCCCAATGGCATGGATGGCGTCGGCGGGCTCACCCAGCCCCACATCCCGCCCGGCAAGACGTTCGTTTACGAGTTCGATCTCGTGAAGAGCGGGACCTTCATGTATCATCCGCATTCGGACGAGATGGTCCAGATGGCGATGGGCATGATGGGCTTCTTCGTCATCCACCCCAAGGACGCGAAGTTCATGCGGGTCGACCGCGACTTCGTCTTTCTCCTCTCCGCTTACGACATTGAGCCGGGCTCCTACGTGCCGCGCGTCATGGAGATGACCGATTTCAACCTGTGGACCTGGAACAGCCGAATTTTCCCGGGGATCAGCCCGCTCGTCGTGTCGAAGGATGATCGTGTGCGGGTACGCGTCGGCAACCTGACGATGACCAATCATCCGATCCACATGCACGGCTACGACTTCGAGGTGACCTGCACCGACGGCGGCTGGGTCCGTCCCGAGGCGCGCTGGCCGGAAGTGTCGATCGACATCCCGGTTGGCGCAATGCGAGCTTACGAATTCGAGGCCAAGTATGAGGGCGACTGGGCAGTCCACTGTCACAAGACACACCACACGATGAACGCCATGGGGCATGACGTCCCGACGTTCATCGGCGTCGACAAGACGGACATCGCCAAGAAGATCCAGAAGGTCCAGCCCGACTACATGCCCATGGGCAATCGCGGCATGGCCGATATGGGCGAGATGGAGATGCCGCTTCCGGATAACACGATCAAAATGATGGATGGCTGGGGGCAGTTCGGACCCATTGAGATGGGTTCGATGTTCTCGGTCGTGAAGGTCCGGCAGGGCCTCTCGGCGACCGACTATGCCGACCCTGGTTGGTATCAGCATCCGGAGGGGACCGTCGCCTGGGAATGGACCGGAGAGGTGCCCAATCCCGTGAAATCAGGCGACGCAAAAACGATGGCCCCGGCAGCGCACGGCGGTCACGGCAAACAGGGATGA
- a CDS encoding copper-binding protein — MKKTLTAFTVLMLAYAGSAFAAEYTKGEVTKVDIKQKKITIKHEPLTNLDMPAMTMVFVVADDAMLEKVKPGQAIEFVADRVNGRITVVEIK; from the coding sequence ATGAAAAAGACCCTCACAGCGTTCACCGTCCTGATGTTGGCATATGCTGGCAGCGCCTTTGCCGCTGAATACACCAAGGGCGAAGTCACTAAGGTCGACATCAAGCAGAAGAAGATCACCATCAAGCACGAGCCGCTTACAAATCTCGACATGCCGGCGATGACAATGGTGTTCGTCGTCGCCGACGACGCCATGCTCGAAAAGGTCAAGCCGGGCCAGGCGATCGAGTTCGTCGCCGACCGCGTCAACGGCCGTATCACCGTCGTCGAAATCAAGTAG
- a CDS encoding DUF411 domain-containing protein — protein sequence MNRRTLLLLMMTAATGAHAAAKPAVEVHKNPWCGCCGAWASALRQAGYKVTLKDGDDLLPLKKSLGIPDDLQGCHTALVEGYFVEGHVPLDAIARLLAERPAIAGLAVPGMPKGSLGMGNDPKASYDVLALSVDGSSTVFQHVGK from the coding sequence ATGAACAGACGAACGTTGCTGTTGCTGATGATGACGGCGGCCACCGGAGCTCATGCGGCGGCGAAGCCCGCGGTCGAGGTTCACAAGAATCCGTGGTGCGGGTGCTGCGGGGCGTGGGCGTCGGCGCTGCGCCAGGCCGGGTACAAGGTGACGTTGAAGGACGGCGACGACCTTCTTCCCCTGAAGAAATCCCTCGGCATCCCCGATGATCTGCAGGGCTGCCACACCGCGCTCGTCGAGGGGTATTTCGTGGAAGGGCATGTCCCGCTCGATGCGATCGCACGGCTGCTCGCCGAGAGACCCGCTATCGCGGGATTGGCGGTTCCGGGCATGCCAAAGGGCTCACTAGGTATGGGAAATGACCCGAAAGCTAGCTATGATGTTCTAGCTTTAAGTGTTGATGGCAGTTCTACCGTTTTCCAGCATGTCGGAAAGTAG
- a CDS encoding TolC family protein: MRVAARIVIPALALLTAGCATTTGSVDTNDPQSGFTTVAMRTQAATGKTPVWVQSTAEAQALTEQTRRLVKAGPVGADVAVQAALLNNKGLQAAYADIGLSAADVWQESLLVNPRVSVGVMTLDAVRTVEAAVVSNILALMTREKRVAVADARFRQAQLRAAEETLRLAAATRRAWVDAVAAQENVSMLAQAQVSADAAAALARKLGETGAFTKTGQAREFVFNAELAGQAAQARLEARQSREELTRLMGLWGADISYKLPGRLPALPKGAPGRKAIEREALQQRVDLEIAKLELEALAREYKLTAATRYLTDLELLTGVEAEREEDEEEGGSKTVVTPRIEVEFVIPVFDTGKPRMRKAELAYMQAANRLAEKAVNIRSEARAAYDAYRSTYDIARHYRNSVVPLRKKIEDESVLTYNGMITNTFELLADTRARIEANIQALQARQAFWIADVNLGTAVHGGGEGGASSETITASAAADGGAAH, encoded by the coding sequence GTGAGGGTGGCCGCGCGCATTGTCATTCCCGCACTCGCGCTGCTGACCGCCGGCTGCGCCACCACAACGGGCTCCGTTGATACCAATGACCCACAGTCGGGCTTTACGACCGTGGCGATGCGCACACAGGCCGCGACCGGGAAAACGCCGGTATGGGTGCAGTCAACGGCCGAGGCGCAGGCGCTGACGGAGCAGACAAGGCGACTTGTGAAAGCAGGCCCTGTCGGCGCGGATGTCGCGGTGCAGGCCGCGCTTCTTAACAACAAGGGGCTGCAGGCCGCCTATGCCGATATCGGGCTTTCTGCGGCCGATGTCTGGCAGGAAAGCCTTCTTGTCAATCCGCGCGTATCGGTCGGGGTCATGACGCTCGACGCCGTGCGGACCGTGGAGGCTGCGGTCGTCAGCAACATCCTCGCGCTGATGACCCGCGAAAAGCGCGTCGCGGTCGCTGATGCGCGCTTCCGGCAGGCGCAGCTGCGTGCCGCCGAAGAAACCCTGCGGCTCGCGGCGGCCACGAGGCGGGCGTGGGTCGATGCCGTCGCCGCGCAGGAGAATGTCAGCATGCTCGCGCAGGCGCAGGTCTCCGCTGACGCCGCGGCCGCGCTCGCGCGCAAGCTCGGTGAAACCGGCGCCTTCACCAAGACAGGCCAGGCGCGGGAGTTCGTCTTTAACGCCGAGCTCGCAGGACAAGCCGCGCAGGCCCGCCTTGAGGCGCGGCAATCAAGGGAAGAGCTAACGAGGCTGATGGGCCTGTGGGGGGCCGATATCTCCTACAAGCTCCCCGGGCGCCTGCCGGCCCTGCCCAAGGGGGCGCCGGGACGCAAGGCCATCGAGCGCGAGGCCCTGCAGCAGCGCGTTGATCTGGAGATCGCAAAGCTGGAGCTGGAGGCGCTGGCCCGGGAATACAAGCTCACGGCGGCCACCCGCTACCTCACAGACCTTGAGCTCCTTACCGGCGTCGAGGCCGAGCGCGAAGAAGATGAGGAGGAAGGCGGCAGCAAGACCGTCGTGACCCCGCGCATCGAGGTCGAGTTCGTCATCCCGGTCTTTGACACTGGCAAGCCGCGCATGCGCAAGGCAGAGCTTGCCTACATGCAGGCGGCAAACCGGCTTGCCGAGAAGGCGGTCAATATTCGCTCGGAGGCGCGCGCCGCCTACGACGCCTACCGCTCGACCTATGACATCGCCCGGCACTACCGCAATAGCGTCGTACCGCTGCGCAAGAAGATCGAGGATGAATCGGTGCTCACCTATAACGGGATGATCACCAACACTTTCGAGCTCCTCGCCGATACCCGCGCGCGCATCGAAGCCAACATCCAGGCGCTGCAGGCGCGGCAGGCCTTCTGGATCGCCGACGTCAATCTCGGCACCGCCGTCCATGGCGGCGGCGAAGGCGGTGCTTCGTCCGAAACAATAACCGCATCAGCCGCCGCAGACGGTGGCGCGGCGCACTGA
- a CDS encoding FixH family protein, giving the protein MISNFFLRTAPLALAFILAAPAARAASQDYEFELVENEVKAGDQVIVAVKLFDKGTGAPVENAVIFAIRMDMAPDGMEAMTTSVEAMPSDQPGVYRFKTNLMMAGGWQLSLAAKVQGEAETVQSKLVLKAVQ; this is encoded by the coding sequence ATGATATCGAATTTTTTTCTGCGCACCGCGCCGCTGGCGCTCGCATTCATCCTTGCGGCCCCGGCCGCCAGAGCCGCTTCCCAAGACTATGAGTTTGAACTCGTAGAAAACGAAGTCAAAGCGGGCGACCAAGTGATCGTCGCTGTCAAGCTGTTCGATAAGGGAACGGGGGCTCCTGTAGAAAATGCCGTCATCTTCGCCATCCGCATGGACATGGCTCCGGACGGCATGGAGGCGATGACCACCTCGGTCGAGGCAATGCCTTCCGACCAGCCCGGCGTCTATCGCTTCAAGACGAACCTGATGATGGCGGGCGGGTGGCAATTGTCGCTTGCCGCGAAGGTCCAGGGGGAAGCCGAGACGGTGCAAAGCAAGCTGGTGTTGAAGGCGGTGCAATGA
- a CDS encoding cupredoxin domain-containing protein, producing the protein MKHLLAAAVFMAATSGVALAAGTHAGGHQEEMAIGKPGADAKIKRTVNIAMSEKDDGRMVFEPAVLKVKAGETIRLKFTNKGETDHEFVMDTTEAVMEHKAVMEKFPEMEHADANSIRLAPGAKGEIIWTFANTGDFTFACLIPGHYDAGMKGDITVDAK; encoded by the coding sequence ATGAAACACTTACTTGCAGCAGCCGTGTTCATGGCGGCCACTTCCGGAGTTGCCCTTGCCGCCGGCACTCACGCCGGTGGGCACCAAGAGGAAATGGCAATTGGCAAGCCGGGCGCCGACGCCAAGATCAAGCGGACCGTCAACATCGCCATGTCCGAAAAGGACGACGGAAGAATGGTTTTCGAACCCGCCGTCCTCAAGGTCAAAGCCGGTGAGACCATCCGCCTGAAATTCACGAACAAGGGAGAGACCGACCACGAGTTCGTCATGGACACGACCGAGGCCGTCATGGAGCACAAAGCGGTGATGGAGAAATTCCCTGAGATGGAGCACGCCGACGCCAACTCCATCCGGCTCGCGCCAGGTGCCAAGGGGGAGATCATCTGGACCTTCGCCAATACCGGCGACTTCACCTTCGCGTGCCTTATCCCGGGTCACTACGATGCCGGCATGAAGGGCGACATCACGGTCGACGCCAAATAA
- a CDS encoding efflux RND transporter permease subunit has product MISNLIAWSARNLVLIFFATVLASAAGVYALRTLPLDAIPDLSDVQVIVLTDYPGQAPQVVEDQVTYPLTTSMLTVPKSKVVRGFSFFGVSFVYVIFEDGTDPYWARSRVLEYLNAAASRLPDGVTPALGPDATGVGWVYQYAVVAKELSLAELRSLQDWVIRFAASKAEGVSEVASVGGFVKQYSIVVDPSRMRAQGVTLSEISEAVRASNMDTGGRTVEISEFEFMVRGRGYLKSTADIESIALKSSGGVPLRLGDVASVEIVADERRGIAELNGEGEVASGIVLQRVGANALTVIDNAKEKLAEIGKSLPEDTEIVPVYDRSKLIDAAIETLKSTLVEESIVVALVTIVFLLHVRSALVAIIMLPVGILMAFAAMKVLGLGSNIMSLGGIAIAIGAMIDAAIVMIENAHKHLERAHPEKPRIQVLIDAAAEVGPALFFSLLIITVSFLPIFTLESQEGRLFGPLAFTKTFAMAAAALLSVTLVPALMVVFVRGRIIPEHKNPLNRLLIGLYRPIISGVLKAKTFTILLAIAALVATVWPARQLGSEFMPNLDEGTLMYMPTTLPGLSVTKAAELMQMQDRIIKSFPEVESVFGKAGRAQTATDPAPTEMFETIINLKPKSEWRPGVTTDSLKAEMDAALQFPGVSNAWTMPIRARIDMLSTGIRTPVGVKVYGTDLSEMEKVARQIEAVLRAVPGTSSAYAERVIGGYYLDIVPDRMALGRYGLSIGDVQDVISMALGAETITSTVEGRERYGVAIRYPRASRSDPDAIAREVQIALPDGGSVPLGEVAKVELTRGATSIRTENGQLAVYIFVDIAGRDLGGYVSEAQQAVAAEVKLPPGYSVAWSGQFEYLQRAEARLKIVVPLTLALIFLLLYLNFRALTETLIVMLSLPFALVGGIWMMWWLGFNTSVAVAVGFIALAGVAAETGVIMLIYLENAWNETKEQAEHHRRHLTRADLHKAIMVGAVERVRPKMMTVVAIMAGLLPILWSTGTGSEVMQRIAVPMIGGMISSTILTLVVIPAVYGIVKGWRLPERAVAESQPQTMPGELKLAAE; this is encoded by the coding sequence ATGATCAGCAATCTCATCGCCTGGTCGGCGCGCAACCTTGTTCTGATCTTCTTCGCCACTGTGCTGGCCTCGGCCGCGGGTGTCTACGCGCTACGAACACTGCCACTCGACGCCATACCGGACCTCTCCGACGTCCAGGTTATCGTGCTCACCGACTATCCGGGCCAGGCACCGCAGGTCGTCGAGGATCAGGTCACGTATCCGCTGACGACATCGATGCTGACGGTACCGAAGTCGAAGGTCGTGCGCGGCTTTTCCTTCTTCGGCGTATCCTTCGTCTATGTGATCTTCGAGGACGGCACAGATCCTTACTGGGCGCGCAGCCGCGTGCTCGAATATCTGAATGCCGCGGCCAGCCGGCTGCCGGACGGCGTTACGCCGGCGCTTGGACCGGATGCCACCGGCGTCGGCTGGGTTTATCAGTACGCGGTCGTTGCCAAAGAACTCTCGCTCGCCGAACTCAGATCCCTGCAGGATTGGGTCATCCGCTTTGCCGCATCAAAGGCCGAGGGCGTTTCGGAGGTCGCCAGCGTCGGCGGCTTCGTCAAGCAATACTCGATCGTAGTCGATCCGTCGCGGATGCGGGCCCAGGGCGTGACGCTTTCGGAAATCAGCGAAGCGGTCCGCGCCAGCAACATGGACACCGGCGGCCGCACGGTCGAAATCTCCGAGTTCGAGTTCATGGTGCGCGGGCGCGGCTATCTGAAAAGCACCGCCGACATCGAGAGTATCGCCCTGAAGTCGAGCGGTGGCGTGCCGCTGCGCTTGGGTGACGTCGCCTCGGTCGAGATCGTGGCAGACGAGCGGCGCGGCATCGCCGAGCTCAATGGCGAGGGCGAGGTCGCGAGCGGCATCGTGCTGCAGCGCGTCGGCGCCAATGCGCTGACCGTCATCGACAATGCCAAAGAGAAGCTCGCCGAGATCGGCAAAAGCCTGCCCGAGGATACCGAGATCGTTCCGGTCTACGACCGCTCGAAGCTGATCGACGCCGCGATCGAAACGCTGAAGTCGACGCTGGTCGAGGAGAGCATCGTCGTGGCGCTGGTCACGATCGTCTTCCTGCTGCACGTGAGAAGCGCGCTGGTCGCCATCATCATGCTGCCGGTCGGCATCCTCATGGCCTTCGCAGCCATGAAGGTGCTCGGGCTGGGGTCCAACATCATGAGCCTCGGCGGCATCGCGATCGCAATCGGCGCAATGATCGACGCCGCGATCGTCATGATCGAGAATGCCCATAAACATCTTGAACGGGCGCACCCCGAAAAGCCACGCATCCAGGTGCTAATCGATGCCGCAGCCGAGGTTGGACCCGCGCTGTTCTTCAGCCTGCTGATCATCACGGTTTCGTTCCTGCCAATCTTCACGCTGGAAAGCCAGGAAGGCAGGCTGTTCGGGCCGCTCGCCTTCACCAAGACATTCGCGATGGCAGCGGCGGCGCTGCTGTCGGTGACGCTGGTGCCGGCTTTGATGGTCGTGTTCGTGCGCGGCCGGATCATTCCGGAGCACAAGAACCCGCTTAACCGGCTGCTGATCGGTCTCTATCGGCCGATCATATCAGGTGTGCTGAAAGCCAAGACTTTCACGATCCTGCTCGCCATCGCCGCTTTGGTCGCGACCGTCTGGCCGGCGCGCCAGCTCGGCAGCGAGTTCATGCCGAATCTCGATGAGGGCACGCTGATGTACATGCCAACGACTTTGCCGGGCCTGTCGGTGACCAAGGCCGCCGAACTGATGCAGATGCAGGACCGCATCATCAAGTCGTTCCCTGAAGTCGAGTCCGTCTTCGGCAAGGCAGGACGCGCACAGACCGCGACCGACCCGGCGCCGACGGAGATGTTCGAGACGATCATCAATCTCAAGCCGAAATCGGAGTGGCGGCCGGGCGTGACGACGGACAGCCTGAAGGCCGAGATGGACGCGGCGCTACAGTTTCCCGGCGTCTCGAACGCGTGGACGATGCCGATCCGCGCGCGCATCGACATGCTGTCGACCGGCATTCGCACGCCAGTCGGCGTGAAGGTCTATGGCACCGATCTTTCCGAGATGGAAAAGGTCGCACGTCAGATCGAGGCGGTGCTCAGGGCGGTGCCCGGCACGTCCAGCGCCTATGCCGAGCGGGTGATTGGCGGCTATTACCTCGACATCGTGCCAGATCGCATGGCGCTTGGCCGCTACGGCCTGTCCATCGGTGACGTCCAGGACGTGATCTCGATGGCGCTCGGCGCCGAAACGATCACCTCGACGGTCGAGGGCCGCGAAAGGTATGGCGTCGCAATCCGCTATCCACGGGCCTCCCGTAGCGATCCCGACGCAATCGCGCGCGAAGTGCAGATCGCGCTGCCGGATGGCGGCTCCGTCCCGCTCGGCGAGGTCGCCAAGGTCGAACTGACACGCGGCGCGACCTCGATCCGCACCGAGAACGGGCAGCTCGCGGTTTACATCTTCGTCGACATCGCCGGACGAGACCTTGGCGGCTATGTCAGCGAGGCACAACAGGCGGTCGCCGCCGAGGTCAAATTGCCTCCGGGGTATTCCGTCGCCTGGAGCGGGCAGTTCGAGTATCTGCAGCGCGCCGAGGCGCGCCTGAAGATCGTCGTGCCGCTGACGCTGGCGCTGATCTTCCTGCTGCTCTACCTCAACTTCAGGGCGCTCACAGAGACGCTTATCGTCATGCTGTCGCTGCCGTTCGCGCTGGTCGGCGGCATCTGGATGATGTGGTGGCTTGGCTTCAACACTTCTGTCGCGGTCGCCGTCGGCTTCATCGCGCTGGCGGGGGTTGCGGCGGAGACCGGAGTCATCATGCTGATCTATCTCGAGAACGCATGGAACGAAACAAAGGAGCAAGCCGAGCATCATCGAAGGCATCTGACCAGGGCCGATCTGCACAAGGCGATCATGGTCGGCGCGGTCGAGCGTGTTCGGCCGAAGATGATGACGGTCGTCGCCATCATGGCCGGATTGTTGCCGATCCTGTGGAGCACCGGTACCGGCTCCGAAGTCATGCAGCGCATCGCCGTGCCGATGATCGGCGGCATGATCTCCTCGACGATTTTGACGCTCGTCGTGATCCCGGCGGTCTACGGCATCGTGAAGGGTTGGCGACTGCCCGAACGGGCTGTGGCCGAGAGCCAACCTCAGACGATGCCGGGCGAACTCAAGCTCGCGG
- a CDS encoding adenylate/guanylate cyclase domain-containing protein gives MLAYLHLANLRQLLSNMRGIAQVLADDLRMMSLLLRIAAILAAIALVFAGSGHGLLVFAPALALYLLACLGLAGLSLWRLRPAGHGTLWIALDALFVTVILYEHIIGAPVTGPHGLTTASLVIPFLFLSHVGMTLQARLIGLFSGLVLSGWTGMLAVMAWRHEQLARGAFWDVFLSLDFGLVLTFGLTALSSYLLALDHQRTRREARRIDRWRHNLARFFSPLVVADLQEDGHRLALQRRPAAIMFVDLRDFTSYAEHAPPAELAQVLTGYRQLVAGTVFAHGGTVDKFMGDGVMAVFGQPAAKDDDAERALRCAVALSEKLLAWRSVAGSGAFEAGIGLHYGMVIGGVLDSGSHDEFTVFGDAVNVARRLESLSKALGATVVVSLALLGRVPKGRRSGGWTVKKGVSLSGRRIPLDIAYRPRWREPARLRTAIDAPSLSSNLRQGLIEPDAR, from the coding sequence ATGCTGGCCTATCTTCACCTCGCCAATCTGAGGCAGCTGCTTTCAAATATGCGCGGCATCGCGCAGGTGCTGGCGGACGATCTGCGCATGATGTCGCTGCTGCTACGGATCGCGGCGATCCTTGCCGCGATCGCGCTGGTTTTTGCCGGCAGCGGACACGGACTTCTGGTCTTCGCGCCGGCCTTGGCGCTTTACCTGCTGGCCTGTCTGGGGCTCGCAGGTCTGTCTCTCTGGCGCCTGCGCCCGGCTGGACACGGCACGCTTTGGATTGCGCTGGACGCGCTTTTTGTGACGGTGATCCTTTACGAGCATATCATCGGCGCGCCCGTGACCGGGCCGCATGGGCTGACGACCGCGAGCCTTGTCATACCGTTCCTGTTTCTCAGCCATGTCGGCATGACGCTGCAGGCGCGGCTGATCGGCCTGTTTTCCGGTCTGGTTCTGTCCGGCTGGACGGGCATGCTCGCGGTAATGGCGTGGCGTCACGAGCAGCTGGCGCGGGGCGCGTTCTGGGACGTGTTCCTGAGCCTTGATTTCGGCCTGGTGCTGACCTTCGGGCTGACGGCGCTGTCGTCATACCTTCTCGCATTGGACCATCAGCGCACCCGGCGGGAGGCGCGCCGGATTGACCGGTGGCGGCACAATCTGGCCCGGTTCTTTTCACCACTCGTGGTCGCCGACCTGCAGGAAGACGGGCACCGGCTCGCGCTCCAGCGGCGGCCGGCCGCCATCATGTTCGTAGACCTTCGGGATTTCACAAGCTACGCCGAGCATGCCCCGCCCGCAGAGCTCGCGCAGGTCCTGACAGGGTACCGGCAGCTTGTCGCCGGTACCGTGTTCGCTCACGGAGGCACGGTTGATAAGTTCATGGGGGACGGCGTCATGGCTGTCTTCGGGCAGCCGGCGGCTAAGGACGATGATGCCGAACGGGCGCTGCGCTGCGCGGTCGCTCTCAGCGAAAAGCTGCTGGCATGGCGTTCTGTTGCCGGCAGCGGTGCCTTTGAGGCCGGGATCGGCCTTCACTACGGCATGGTGATCGGCGGTGTTCTGGACAGCGGCAGCCATGATGAATTCACGGTCTTCGGAGATGCGGTGAATGTCGCGCGGCGCCTGGAATCGCTTTCAAAGGCGCTCGGCGCCACGGTGGTCGTGTCGCTGGCGCTGCTCGGCCGCGTTCCGAAGGGCCGCCGATCAGGGGGCTGGACCGTAAAGAAGGGCGTATCGCTCAGCGGCCGGCGGATACCGCTCGACATCGCGTACCGTCCCCGATGGAGGGAGCCCGCCCGGCTGCGCACAGCCATCGATGCGCCTTCATTATCGTCCAATCTGCGTCAGGGCCTTATCGAGCCCGACGCGCGCTGA